Part of the Tidjanibacter massiliensis genome is shown below.
TTGCGAAGCACCTGCCTGCGCCCCTCCTGCCGGAGCGTATCGAGCGGCGATTCGGAGAGTATCTCGATGCTGCCGCCACCCGTCATATCCGTGCCGAAGGTGGGGAGTTCCACCACCTGCATCATATCCTTGTCGATAAGAACCTCTATCGAGAAACGGTCGCCGATGAGGACGGTATCGGGCTTCAGCGTGGCCCGAACCACCGGCGCGGCGGCCCGTACGCCCGGTATCCCCGCGGCGAACGCCAGCAACAGACACGACAGTATGACGGCTCTCTTCATCATCTCCTATTGAACAGTTTTATCAGCGCCTTGACGTAATCCTCGTCGGTAGCGACCGATACGTTATCCACCCGGCTGCGGTTCAGCACGGAAGCCGTCTCGCGGCTCAGCCGCTCCCACTCTCCGCGGTAATGGTCTCGCAGCGCGGCGAGCGACGTGTCTATCCACATCTTGCGCCCCGTCTCCGCATCCTGCACCTCCATGATTCCCACATCGGGCAACTCGGCATCACGGCGGTCATAGACACGTATGCCCACGATGTCGTGCTTGCCGGAGGCTATCTTCAGTGCATCCTCGAACCGCTTTCTGTCCTCCTCCGGCTCCATGAAATCCGAAAGCACGAAAGCCGTACAGCGCTTCTTAAGGACGTTGGTCAGATAACGGAAAGGCTCCGAGAGCGCCGTCCCTCCGTGCTGCGGAACGAACTCTATCAACTCGCGGATTATCATCAGGATATGAGAACGACCCTTCTTCGGGGGAATGAACTTCTCGATGCGGTCGCTGAAAAGGATGCATCCCACCTTGTCGTTGTTCTCCGTAGCGGAAAAAGCGAGCACGGCGGCGATTTCGGTGATAACGTTCTTCTTCAGTTTGTCCGCCGTACCGAACATACGCGAACCGCTGACATCGACCAGCAGCATCATGGTCAGCTCGCGCTCCTCCTCATAGACCTTGATGTGCGGACTGCGGCTGCGGGCGGTGACATTCCAGTCAATGTCGCGCACGTCGTCCCCCACACGGTACTCGCGCACTTCGCTGAAAGCCATGCCACGCCCCTTGAAGGCGCTGTGGTAATGGCCGGCGAAAATGTCATTGCTCAGTCCGCGCGTCTTTATCTCTATCTTGCGTACCTGCCGGAGTATGTCGCTGCTGTCGCTCTCCATATCGGATAATCTGCAAAACGATGCCGCACCGCTACGGCACCTCCACGGTGTTGAGTATGTCGGTGATGATTTCTTCGGTCGAAACGTTCTCCGCCTCGGCCTCGTAGGTCAGCCCGATGCGGTGGCGCAGTACGTCGTGGCAGACAGCCCGTACATCCTCCGGAATGACATACCCCCGACGGCGGATGAAGGCGTAACTCTTGGCCGCCTTCGCCAGCGAAATGCTCGCACGGGGCGAACCGCCGTAGGCTATCATCGGAGCGAGTTTTTGGAGTTTATACTCCTGCGGTTCGCGCGTGGCGAAGATGATGTCGATGATGTACTGCTCGATTTTCTCGTCCATATAGACGTCGGAGACCACCCGACGGGCCTTGACGATGTCTTCCGGCTCGATGACTTTCGCCGGTTCGGGACAGCCGCCCTCCAGCAGGTTCATGCGGATGATATCGCGCTCCTCCTGCTTCTTGGGATAGGTTATCCGCGCCTTGAGCATGAAACGGTCCACCTGCGCCTCGGGCAGCGGATAGGTGCCCTCCTGTTCGAGCGGGTTCTGGGTGGCCAGCACGAGGAAAGGCTCCGGCAGCGGCCAGGTCTCGTCGCCGATAGTCACCTGCCGCTCCTGCATGGCCTCGAGCAGGGCACTCTGTACCTTGGCGGGCGAACGGTTAATCTCGTCGGCAAGCACGAAATTGGCGAAAATGGGACCGCGCTTGACATAAAACTCCTCCCTCTTCTGGGAGTATATCAGCGTCCCGACGATGTCGGCCGGCAGCAGGTCGGGCGTGAACTGAATGCGGCTGAAACGCGCGTCCACCGCTTTGGCGAGCGTCGTTATGGCAAGCGTCTTGGCAAGTCCAGGTACCCCCTCCAGCAGGATGTGCCCGTTGGAAAGGAGGCCTATCAGCAGGGTGTCGATGAGGTGCCGCTGTCCCACGATGACTTTCCCTACCTCCCTGCTCAGCGTATCCACGAACAGGCTTTCGCGCTCGATGCGCTCGTTCAGTTCATTGATGTTTACTACTTCGTTCATTTCCGAGCTAATATTTTACCGTATATCCCCCGGCGCACCGCAGCCGCGGGCCTATCGCGTTCATTACTTGCGGAGTAATAACGAAAGGTACACAAAGTTAGTATAAAAAACGGAAATTTTTCTCCGGCTCGGCCCGGGCTCCGACACAGGACCGGGAAACCGGCGGAGGGGAGGCAGGGAAGGAGCAGGTAGAAATCCGGCGATTTTAGCTAACTTTGCCGCACCGACGGGGGTCCCGCAGTGAGGCTCCCGATACCCATACAGCAACGATGTCCCATTTTACAGATACCCTCAACCCCGCCCAGAAGGAGGCGGTCCTCAACTACGACAAACCCTCGCTCATCGTGGCCGGAGCAGGTTCGGGCAAGACGCGCGTACTCACCAGCCGCATCGCCTACATGATAGAACAGGGCGTCCATCCCGGCTCGATACTCGCGCTCACCTTCACCAACAAGGCAGCACGGGAAATGCGCGAACGCATCGAGCAGCTCGTTCCCGACGGCCGGGCACGCTACATCTGGATGGGAACGTTCCACTCCGTCTTCTACCGCATCCTGCGGCAGGAGGCCGGGAGACTCGGTTTCGACGCCAACTTCACGATATACGACACGGCAAACAGCGAAAGCCTGCTCTCGACCATCATCAAGGAGCGAAACCTCAATACCGACGAATACAAGCCGCGCGACATCCACTCCCGCATCTCGCTGGCGAAAAACAATCTCGTGACTGCCGAGGCCTATGCGGCCAACACCTCGTTCGTCGCCGAAGACCGGCAGCGGAAGCGTCCCGAATTCTCCGCCATCTTCCTCGAATACGCCCGGAGGTGCAAGGCCAACAACGCCATGGATTTCGACGACCTGCTGATATACGCCAACATCCTTTTCCGGGACTTTCCCGACGCGCTGGAACAATACCGGAACCGGTTCCGGTACATCCTCGTAGATGAGTACCAGGATACCAACTACGCGCAGTATCTCATCGTACGCCGCCTGGCACAAACCCACTCCAACGTCTGCGTGGTGGGCGACGACGCGCAGAGCATCTACTCCTTCCGCGGAGCCAAGATAGAGAACATCCTCCGGTTCCAAAACGACTTTCCGGAGGCGAAGGTGTTTAAACTGGAACAGAACTACCGTTCGACACAGAATATCGTGAACGCCGCCAACAGCATCATCGCCAAGAACGACCGCCAGATACCCAAGCACGTCTTTTCGGAGAACGACGAGGGTGACCGGGTAAAGGTGCTGAAGGCCTATACGGACCAGGAAGAGGCCTATCTCGTCGCCGACCTGGCCAAACGGGAGGGCCGGGAGAACGGCGGCCGGTGGAACGAAATAGCTGTACTCTACCGCAACAATTCCCAGTCGCGCGCCATCGAAGACGCCCTGCGGCGGCGCGACGTGCCGTACCGCATCTACAGCGGCCATTCGTTCTACGACCGCAAGGAAATCAAAGACCTCGTGGCCTATTTCCGGCTGATAGTCAATCCGCGCGACAACGAAGCGCTGCGCCGCATCATCAATACGCCGGCCAGGGGCATCGGCGCGGTCACGGTGGCCCGCGTGGCCGCTGTCGCCGCAGAGCGCGGCGTGAGCATGTGGGAGGTGCTGGAGGGAACCGGCAGCGAGCAGGTACCCGAACTGAAGACGGCGGCGAAGAAACTCGCCGACTTCACCGGCCTGATACGCTCCCTCTCGCTCGAACGGAGCACGAAGCCGCTCCATGAATTCGGGCTCGAAGTGGCCACGCGGTCGGGACTCATCGGGAGCTACCGCATGAACCCTTCGCCCGAATCGGAAAATGCCCTGGAGAACATCAACGAACTGCTCTCCTCCATGCAGAACTTCAAGGAGGAGCGCATCGTACTCGCTTACGAGGAGGACGACAGGGAAGCGGACGCCGAACCCACCGTGGAAGAGTGGCTGCAGAACATCTCCCTGATGACCGACATGGACAAGGAGGGGGAGGACTCCAAGAACCGCGTAGTGCTGATGACCGTCCACTCGGCCAAGGGGCTGGAGTTCGATACGGTATTCATCGTCGGCGTCGAGGAGAACCTCTTCCCCAGCCTGATGAGTGCCACCTCGCAGGAGAAACTCGAAGAGGAGCGCCGCCTCTTCTACGTGGCGGTCACACGGGCGCGGAAGAAAGCTTTCGTATCGTTCGCCCGACAGCGGTTCAAATGGGGCAATACAGAATTCTGCTCGCCGAGCCGTTTCATCACGGAGATGGACGAACGGTACGTGGACCTTCCCGCCGATATGGACGAGGAGTCCGCGGAGAACAGTCCCGCTTCCTTGCCGAAGCAGCGCCAGGAAAGATACCGGCCCGAACGACCCGCATACGGAAACCGCGCGGTTTCGGGCGCCGGCGGTTCCGGACACCCGGAGCGGCCGGCCTCCCCGGCTCCCCGCACGCCGCACATCGCCGGCTCCCCGCACGCCGCACATCGCCGCCGCACCGCCCGACACGCGCAACATGAAGAGTATGGGCAGCCGACGACCGGCCCAGGAGGGAGAGACGACGCCGAAACATACCGTCTCAGCCTCCCGTTATGCCGTCGGAATGCGGGTGGAACACGCCAAGTTCGGCCGCGGCGAGATTACGAATATCGAAGAATTAGCGTCGGACATGAAAATTACCGTTATCTTTGACGACGGTACGGCGGGCAGAAAGAGCCTTCTCAGCCGCTACGCCAACCTGAAAATCATAGACTGACAATACCCATATCAACCATTAAATCCAAAAGAAATGAAAAAGTTGATTAGAGGCATCCTCGCCGTATCGGCAATGGCCGCAGCACTGGCCCTGACGGGATGCGACAAGAAGAACGGAACGACAACGGGCGGCGACACGACTTTCGCCGGAGAGTACCGCATGGAGGCCAAACCCCTCTACTCCGAAATGGAGGCGAAAGACCCCAACGCGACGGCCATCGAGATGGAGGGCATGAACATGACCTATGCGCAGATAATCGCAGCCCTCTTCTCGCTGACCCAGTCCGCCGACCTGGGCGGCACATCGGACATCACCTTCCAGCCGGACGGCTCCATGGTCATCGTATTCGACGACCCGGAGGACGGCACCGTAACATTGCTGCCGAACGAAGCGGAGGGGATACCGGCCGAT
Proteins encoded:
- a CDS encoding DUF58 domain-containing protein, which produces MESDSSDILRQVRKIEIKTRGLSNDIFAGHYHSAFKGRGMAFSEVREYRVGDDVRDIDWNVTARSRSPHIKVYEEERELTMMLLVDVSGSRMFGTADKLKKNVITEIAAVLAFSATENNDKVGCILFSDRIEKFIPPKKGRSHILMIIRELIEFVPQHGGTALSEPFRYLTNVLKKRCTAFVLSDFMEPEEDRKRFEDALKIASGKHDIVGIRVYDRRDAELPDVGIMEVQDAETGRKMWIDTSLAALRDHYRGEWERLSRETASVLNRSRVDNVSVATDEDYVKALIKLFNRR
- a CDS encoding AAA family ATPase — protein: MNEVVNINELNERIERESLFVDTLSREVGKVIVGQRHLIDTLLIGLLSNGHILLEGVPGLAKTLAITTLAKAVDARFSRIQFTPDLLPADIVGTLIYSQKREEFYVKRGPIFANFVLADEINRSPAKVQSALLEAMQERQVTIGDETWPLPEPFLVLATQNPLEQEGTYPLPEAQVDRFMLKARITYPKKQEERDIIRMNLLEGGCPEPAKVIEPEDIVKARRVVSDVYMDEKIEQYIIDIIFATREPQEYKLQKLAPMIAYGGSPRASISLAKAAKSYAFIRRRGYVIPEDVRAVCHDVLRHRIGLTYEAEAENVSTEEIITDILNTVEVP
- a CDS encoding ATP-dependent helicase gives rise to the protein MSHFTDTLNPAQKEAVLNYDKPSLIVAGAGSGKTRVLTSRIAYMIEQGVHPGSILALTFTNKAAREMRERIEQLVPDGRARYIWMGTFHSVFYRILRQEAGRLGFDANFTIYDTANSESLLSTIIKERNLNTDEYKPRDIHSRISLAKNNLVTAEAYAANTSFVAEDRQRKRPEFSAIFLEYARRCKANNAMDFDDLLIYANILFRDFPDALEQYRNRFRYILVDEYQDTNYAQYLIVRRLAQTHSNVCVVGDDAQSIYSFRGAKIENILRFQNDFPEAKVFKLEQNYRSTQNIVNAANSIIAKNDRQIPKHVFSENDEGDRVKVLKAYTDQEEAYLVADLAKREGRENGGRWNEIAVLYRNNSQSRAIEDALRRRDVPYRIYSGHSFYDRKEIKDLVAYFRLIVNPRDNEALRRIINTPARGIGAVTVARVAAVAAERGVSMWEVLEGTGSEQVPELKTAAKKLADFTGLIRSLSLERSTKPLHEFGLEVATRSGLIGSYRMNPSPESENALENINELLSSMQNFKEERIVLAYEEDDREADAEPTVEEWLQNISLMTDMDKEGEDSKNRVVLMTVHSAKGLEFDTVFIVGVEENLFPSLMSATSQEKLEEERRLFYVAVTRARKKAFVSFARQRFKWGNTEFCSPSRFITEMDERYVDLPADMDEESAENSPASLPKQRQERYRPERPAYGNRAVSGAGGSGHPERPASPAPRTPHIAGSPHAAHRRRTARHAQHEEYGQPTTGPGGRDDAETYRLSLPLCRRNAGGTRQVRPRRDYEYRRISVGHENYRYL